From the genome of Blastocatellia bacterium, one region includes:
- a CDS encoding aminotransferase class I/II-fold pyridoxal phosphate-dependent enzyme translates to MRLIDFRSDTVTRPTPEMREAMARAEVGDDVYLEDPTVNRLQERAAEIFRKEAALFVPSGTMGNQICVKVHTRPGQEVILEEKSHIYNFEMAAMAVISGTLPRVVRGREGLLDWPTIEAALSPAVYYRAPTGLICLENTHNLAGGTVLPLEVAREICARAHERGVPVHLDGARLFNAAVACGRSVAELAEPFDSVMVCLSKGLGAPVGSLILGSHAFIEEARAVRKMLGGGMRQVGVLAAAGLIALEKMPTRLIEDHENARLLAFGLAELPGLALDPEKVQTNIVIVDVAGTGWTAAEFVARLRARGVLVGSLDTTTVRFVTHYEVSRDDCLMALRLIRDVLREAPGATA, encoded by the coding sequence ATGCGGCTGATTGATTTTCGAAGCGATACCGTGACGCGGCCGACGCCAGAGATGCGCGAGGCGATGGCCCGCGCTGAGGTCGGCGACGATGTCTATCTGGAAGATCCGACGGTGAATCGCTTGCAGGAGCGCGCGGCCGAGATCTTTCGGAAAGAAGCGGCGCTCTTCGTCCCCTCGGGGACGATGGGAAACCAGATTTGCGTGAAAGTGCACACGCGTCCCGGACAGGAGGTGATCCTCGAGGAGAAGAGCCACATCTACAATTTCGAGATGGCGGCGATGGCCGTGATCTCTGGGACTCTTCCGCGCGTTGTGCGGGGGCGCGAGGGCCTCCTGGATTGGCCGACGATCGAGGCGGCATTGAGTCCGGCAGTGTATTACCGCGCACCCACGGGATTGATCTGCTTGGAGAACACGCATAATTTGGCAGGAGGGACGGTCCTGCCCCTGGAGGTGGCGCGTGAGATCTGTGCGCGCGCGCATGAGCGCGGCGTGCCCGTGCATCTGGATGGAGCGCGCCTGTTCAATGCGGCCGTCGCCTGTGGGCGATCGGTCGCGGAGTTGGCCGAGCCCTTTGATTCCGTGATGGTGTGCCTCTCGAAAGGGCTCGGCGCTCCGGTCGGTTCGCTCATCCTCGGCTCGCACGCGTTCATCGAAGAAGCGCGCGCCGTGCGCAAGATGCTCGGCGGAGGGATGCGGCAAGTGGGTGTGCTCGCCGCCGCCGGATTGATCGCCTTGGAGAAAATGCCCACCCGCCTCATCGAGGATCATGAGAATGCGCGCTTGCTCGCCTTTGGGTTGGCTGAGCTTCCGGGACTCGCACTCGATCCCGAGAAGGTCCAGACGAACATCGTCATTGTGGACGTGGCGGGAACGGGTTGGACAGCGGCTGAGTTCGTCGCGCGACTTCGAGCGCGAGGGGTTTTAGTGGGGAGCCTCGATACGACGACCGTTCGCTTCGTGACGCATTACGAGGTCAGCCGCGACGATTGCCTAATGGCGCTTCGCCTCATTCGCGATGTCCTTCGAGAGGCTCCTGGAGCGACGGCCTAG
- the hemW gene encoding radical SAM family heme chaperone HemW translates to MARWGIYVHIPFCPYKCSYCDFDSGVYPESLIAAYLAALKQEIGRTSALLAGEEAFVDTIYFGGGTPSLLDPERLGDLLWTLRRSFLVHTGAEITIEANPGTLTAQKARALRQLGVNRVSLGAQTFSEDELRVLGRHHTVEHVVESIALLREAGIENVNLDLILGIPGQDLASWKRTMEHVFALRPAHISVYLLEVHEETPLAAQLARGVLVEPDEALTVQMYDWFLDRAEAEGYEHYEISNFCRPGFASRHNLKYWSDEPYLGFGCSAHSYDFRERRWNLATPRAYVEAMRERGEAVAGRIPMTESRRIEEALMLGLRRCAGVDLNAFRERYGVDVLERYGAQLAPLEDAGLIEISDGVLRLTRKGFVLANEVFAVFV, encoded by the coding sequence ATGGCGCGATGGGGCATTTACGTGCACATTCCGTTTTGCCCATACAAGTGCTCGTATTGCGACTTCGACTCCGGCGTGTATCCGGAGTCGCTGATCGCCGCTTACCTGGCCGCGCTGAAGCAAGAGATCGGGCGAACGAGCGCTTTGTTGGCTGGTGAGGAGGCGTTCGTGGATACGATTTATTTTGGCGGCGGGACGCCCTCGTTGCTTGACCCGGAGAGGCTCGGCGATCTGCTTTGGACTCTGCGCCGAAGCTTCCTCGTCCATACCGGCGCCGAGATCACCATTGAAGCGAACCCGGGGACGCTCACGGCGCAGAAGGCGCGGGCGCTCCGTCAACTGGGCGTGAATCGCGTGAGCCTCGGCGCGCAGACCTTCTCCGAAGACGAATTGCGGGTGCTCGGGCGTCACCATACAGTGGAACACGTTGTCGAGTCCATCGCTCTTCTCCGAGAGGCCGGAATAGAGAACGTGAACCTGGACTTGATCCTCGGGATCCCGGGCCAAGATCTGGCGAGTTGGAAGCGAACCATGGAACACGTCTTCGCGCTGCGGCCGGCGCATATTTCGGTCTACCTGTTGGAAGTTCACGAGGAGACGCCGCTGGCGGCTCAATTGGCGCGCGGCGTCCTCGTCGAACCGGACGAGGCGCTCACCGTTCAAATGTACGATTGGTTCCTCGATCGAGCCGAAGCCGAGGGATACGAGCACTACGAGATCTCGAACTTCTGCCGCCCGGGATTCGCTTCTCGACACAATCTCAAATATTGGTCCGACGAGCCGTATCTTGGCTTCGGTTGCAGCGCCCATTCGTACGATTTTCGAGAGCGACGATGGAATCTGGCGACGCCTCGCGCCTATGTGGAGGCCATGCGCGAGCGAGGAGAAGCTGTCGCGGGCCGGATCCCCATGACCGAGTCGCGGCGGATCGAAGAAGCGCTCATGCTCGGGCTGCGCCGATGTGCGGGGGTGGATTTGAACGCCTTTCGGGAACGCTACGGCGTGGATGTGCTCGAACGCTATGGGGCGCAACTGGCGCCTTTGGAGGATGCTGGACTCATCGAGATCAGCGATGGCGTCCTTCGCCTCACGCGAAAAGGATTCGTCCTCGCCAACGAGGTGTTTGCCGTCTTCGTCTGA
- a CDS encoding 2-oxoacid:acceptor oxidoreductase subunit alpha: protein MREVTVGIGGAAGDGLDKTGDTLAKTAARLGLYVYAYNSYQSVIRGGHIWLRVRIGEKKLTSHGDHVNVLIALNQDSIERHAREVESGGAIIYNSDKLKLDPTLLRDNVLPVPLPVSTITKPFGKVPPVMQNTVALGALLFLIGLDFETAASVLTDTFKHKGQAVIDQNVAIARAGYDYAKEHFVPLGYTWTFTHVRRPFITGNEAFAIGAVTAGCKFYSAYPMTPASSILHWMAAHAERCGIVVKQCEDELAVVNMAIGAGYAGVRAMCGTSGGGFALMTEAIGQAGMIEAPVVVIEVQRGGPSTGLPTKTEQGDLNQVFGASQGDYPRVIIAPGDVADCFAAAVEAFNLAEKYQLPVILMSDLLLSEHPETIEPDALRYDVPIERGELVTEWDESQGKYKRYAFTRSGVSPRALPGTEGAAHVAATDDHDEEGILISDVFTCPPVRRKIHEKRMRKLEAVLRELPPPTLEGPEDAEVTLIGWGSTKGVIREAIEKLAQEGIRANHLHIKYLFPFHAREVAEILRRCRKTICVEANYSGQFARYLRAETGISVDAHIRKYDGEPFEPRYIVERVKAILEGASHTLDVTEDEAREIAYHYIRTHLDDDARPGRISRLERDGFEEPIWDVEIISRETGQTRGRLFIGVETGSTYHWQPAELVS, encoded by the coding sequence ATGCGAGAAGTCACCGTCGGCATTGGCGGAGCGGCTGGCGATGGCCTGGATAAGACGGGTGATACGCTGGCTAAGACGGCCGCTCGATTAGGCCTGTACGTCTATGCCTACAACAGCTACCAATCTGTCATTCGCGGCGGGCACATTTGGTTGCGCGTTCGGATCGGGGAGAAGAAGCTGACCTCTCATGGAGATCACGTGAACGTCCTCATTGCCCTGAATCAGGATTCGATCGAGCGACATGCCCGCGAGGTCGAGTCCGGTGGAGCGATCATCTACAACTCCGACAAGCTGAAGCTCGATCCGACGTTGCTGCGAGACAACGTATTGCCGGTTCCGCTGCCGGTCTCCACGATCACGAAGCCGTTTGGAAAGGTCCCGCCGGTCATGCAGAACACGGTGGCACTCGGCGCTTTGCTCTTTCTGATCGGATTGGACTTCGAGACGGCGGCGAGTGTGCTCACCGATACGTTCAAGCATAAGGGACAAGCCGTCATTGATCAGAACGTCGCCATTGCGCGAGCGGGATATGACTACGCGAAGGAGCACTTCGTCCCGCTCGGCTACACGTGGACATTCACCCATGTGCGTCGGCCCTTCATCACGGGGAATGAGGCCTTCGCCATCGGGGCGGTGACGGCCGGGTGCAAGTTCTATTCGGCTTACCCGATGACGCCGGCCTCCTCGATCCTCCACTGGATGGCTGCTCACGCTGAGCGCTGCGGCATCGTCGTCAAGCAGTGCGAGGATGAGTTGGCCGTCGTGAACATGGCCATTGGGGCCGGATACGCTGGCGTTCGCGCCATGTGCGGGACATCGGGCGGCGGCTTCGCCTTGATGACGGAGGCGATCGGACAAGCGGGGATGATCGAAGCCCCCGTCGTCGTCATCGAGGTGCAGCGCGGAGGGCCTTCGACGGGCTTGCCGACGAAGACTGAGCAGGGCGATCTCAATCAGGTCTTCGGCGCCTCGCAAGGCGATTATCCCCGCGTCATCATCGCCCCTGGAGATGTGGCGGACTGCTTCGCGGCAGCGGTCGAGGCGTTCAACCTCGCCGAGAAGTATCAGCTGCCCGTGATCCTCATGAGCGATCTGTTACTCAGCGAGCATCCGGAGACGATCGAGCCCGACGCTCTGCGCTACGATGTCCCCATTGAGCGCGGGGAGTTGGTGACCGAGTGGGACGAATCCCAAGGGAAGTACAAGCGCTACGCCTTCACCCGCTCGGGCGTCTCTCCGCGCGCCCTCCCAGGGACCGAAGGCGCCGCTCACGTCGCGGCCACCGATGATCACGATGAGGAGGGGATCCTCATCAGCGACGTCTTCACCTGTCCTCCGGTGCGACGCAAGATTCACGAGAAGCGGATGCGCAAGCTCGAGGCCGTTCTTCGCGAGCTTCCTCCGCCTACGCTCGAAGGACCGGAGGACGCGGAGGTGACGTTGATCGGGTGGGGCTCCACCAAGGGCGTCATTCGCGAGGCCATAGAGAAGCTCGCCCAGGAGGGGATCCGCGCGAATCACTTGCACATCAAATACCTCTTCCCCTTCCACGCGCGCGAAGTGGCTGAGATCTTGCGACGCTGCCGGAAGACGATCTGCGTCGAGGCGAATTACAGCGGACAGTTCGCGCGCTACCTCCGGGCGGAGACGGGCATCTCCGTGGATGCCCACATTCGCAAATACGACGGCGAGCCCTTCGAGCCTCGATATATCGTCGAGCGGGTGAAGGCGATCCTCGAAGGAGCATCACACACGCTCGACGTCACCGAAGACGAAGCGCGCGAGATCGCGTATCACTATATCCGCACCCATCTCGATGACGATGCCCGTCCTGGACGCATCTCCCGCCTCGAGCGCGATGGGTTCGAGGAACCCATTTGGGATGTGGAGATCATCTCGCGCGAGACGGGGCAAACGCGCGGGCGATTGTTCATCGGCGTCGAGACGGGCTCGACGTATCATTGGCAACCAGCGGAATTGGTGTCCTGA
- a CDS encoding thiamine pyrophosphate-dependent enzyme produces MATVIELPIEVYAGPVDPDWCPGCGDFGVLKAVKMAAGKLGIKPKDLVIISGIGCSSNLPGFIHAYGVHSLHGRAVAVAQGIKLANHDLHVVVTGGDGDGYGIGIGHFIHAMRRNIDITYVVMNNQIYGLTTGQASPTTMKDVRTKSTPRGNAEPPINPIALALVSGATYVARGFSGEPEHLAQLIAGGIAHRGFALIDVFSPCVTYNKVNTYPWFKQRIYKLEEEPGYDPSDVMAALQRSFEWGDRIPIGLFYRDEQPIYEDSEPALRKGPLVHHPLRPERAVFEELIEELM; encoded by the coding sequence ATGGCGACTGTCATCGAGCTTCCAATTGAAGTTTACGCCGGACCGGTTGATCCCGATTGGTGCCCGGGATGCGGCGACTTCGGCGTCCTGAAGGCCGTGAAGATGGCAGCCGGAAAGCTCGGCATCAAGCCGAAGGACCTGGTGATCATCTCTGGCATCGGCTGCTCCTCGAACCTGCCGGGCTTCATTCACGCCTATGGCGTCCACAGCCTGCACGGGCGCGCTGTCGCCGTGGCCCAAGGCATTAAGCTCGCCAATCACGATCTGCACGTCGTCGTCACTGGCGGTGATGGAGATGGCTACGGCATCGGCATCGGGCATTTCATCCATGCCATGCGCCGGAACATTGACATCACCTACGTTGTGATGAACAACCAGATCTACGGCCTCACCACGGGGCAAGCGTCACCGACGACGATGAAGGATGTGCGCACGAAATCCACCCCCCGCGGGAACGCTGAGCCGCCGATCAATCCCATCGCATTGGCGCTCGTTTCTGGAGCGACCTACGTCGCGCGGGGGTTCTCGGGTGAGCCCGAACACCTGGCGCAATTGATCGCCGGGGGGATCGCCCATCGTGGGTTCGCGCTCATAGACGTCTTCAGCCCGTGCGTGACCTACAACAAGGTCAACACCTACCCGTGGTTCAAACAACGCATCTATAAGCTCGAAGAAGAGCCCGGATACGATCCGTCTGATGTCATGGCGGCGCTGCAGCGGTCCTTCGAATGGGGCGATCGCATCCCCATCGGTCTCTTCTATCGAGACGAACAACCGATCTATGAAGACAGCGAACCGGCCTTGCGAAAAGGGCCGCTGGTGCACCATCCCCTGAGACCGGAGCGCGCTGTCTTCGAGGAGTTGATCGAAGAGTTGATGTAG
- a CDS encoding alpha/beta hydrolase, which translates to MPTVLANGVRLYYETHGTGAPLLLIAGLGVGHWIWYKQIPAFSPHFHTIVFDNRGIGASELGEAPFTIRTLAEDAAALLAALGIERAHVLGASMGGFIAQELALAYPSLVERLVLVSTSFGGPNHISAPPELIQAFLSPEGLNTEERVRAGLPIVFTTRFLAEHPEEVEDLVQRRLAHPIAEQTFLAQIQAIMAFNAEDRVSAIRAPTLLLTGDADLLIPPQNSRNLAARIPNAQLHIIEGAGHAVFIERADAFNRAVLEFLRS; encoded by the coding sequence GTGCCGACGGTCCTGGCCAACGGCGTTCGGCTGTACTACGAGACGCACGGGACTGGGGCGCCGCTATTGCTCATCGCTGGGCTCGGCGTTGGACACTGGATCTGGTACAAGCAAATCCCGGCGTTCTCCCCCCATTTTCACACGATCGTCTTCGATAACCGCGGGATCGGGGCCTCGGAACTGGGAGAGGCCCCCTTCACCATACGCACGCTCGCCGAGGACGCGGCTGCGCTGCTCGCCGCGCTTGGGATCGAACGCGCTCATGTCCTCGGCGCTTCGATGGGGGGATTCATCGCGCAAGAACTGGCCTTGGCTTATCCGTCGCTCGTCGAGCGACTCGTCCTCGTAAGCACGAGCTTTGGGGGACCGAACCACATCTCCGCTCCCCCCGAGCTCATCCAAGCGTTTCTCTCGCCGGAAGGGTTGAACACGGAAGAACGCGTGCGCGCTGGCCTGCCCATCGTCTTCACGACGCGCTTCCTGGCTGAACATCCCGAGGAGGTCGAAGATCTCGTGCAGCGTCGGCTGGCCCATCCGATCGCCGAGCAAACGTTCCTCGCCCAAATTCAGGCCATCATGGCGTTCAACGCCGAGGATCGCGTCTCCGCTATTCGAGCGCCGACACTTCTCCTCACGGGGGATGCTGACCTCTTGATCCCGCCGCAGAATTCACGGAATCTCGCGGCGCGGATTCCCAATGCCCAACTGCACATCATCGAAGGCGCCGGACATGCCGTCTTCATCGAACGGGCCGATGCCTTCAACCGCGCTGTCCTGGAATTTCTGCGCTCGTGA
- a CDS encoding glycosyltransferase family 2 protein produces MKISATLIAGNEEDRIGDALASVAWADEIIVVVDARSTDRTAEIARQYTDRVFVRPWSGYAAQKTFADQQATHEWIFSLDADERVSPALRRSIERLKREGPRHDGYRVARRAWYLGRWIRHSGWYPDYQLRLYRRDRARWVGDYVHESVRVEGSVGTLEGELWHLTRRSLSEHHEVLNRYTTLAAEEAFARGKRAGWFALCLRPLLAFLRSYVLRQGFRDGIPGLVISGFAAYYVFLKNAKLWERVHFPEGWGQPPVGRDFTSAEIPGQRG; encoded by the coding sequence ATGAAGATCTCGGCCACGCTCATCGCCGGCAATGAGGAGGATCGCATCGGCGACGCGCTCGCGTCCGTCGCGTGGGCCGATGAGATCATCGTCGTCGTGGATGCCCGCAGCACAGATCGCACGGCGGAGATCGCTCGACAGTACACGGACCGCGTCTTCGTGCGCCCGTGGTCGGGCTATGCCGCGCAGAAGACTTTCGCCGATCAGCAGGCCACGCACGAATGGATTTTTTCGCTCGATGCCGATGAGCGCGTTTCACCAGCATTGCGGCGCTCGATCGAGCGCCTGAAGCGTGAAGGTCCACGACATGATGGGTATCGCGTCGCGCGCCGCGCGTGGTATCTCGGGCGCTGGATTCGGCACAGCGGTTGGTATCCGGATTATCAACTCCGCCTCTATCGTCGCGATCGGGCGCGATGGGTCGGTGATTACGTCCATGAATCCGTGCGCGTCGAAGGAAGTGTAGGGACGCTGGAGGGCGAACTCTGGCACCTGACGCGGCGCAGCTTGAGCGAGCATCACGAGGTCTTGAATCGCTATACGACGCTCGCCGCAGAGGAAGCTTTCGCTCGGGGGAAGCGCGCCGGGTGGTTCGCCTTGTGCCTGCGACCGTTATTGGCCTTCCTGCGAAGCTATGTGCTCCGACAGGGATTTCGCGATGGGATCCCCGGACTCGTGATCTCAGGCTTTGCCGCCTACTACGTCTTCCTCAAGAATGCCAAGCTGTGGGAACGCGTGCACTTTCCCGAAGGATGGGGGCAGCCGCCCGTCGGCAGAGACTTCACGAGCGCAGAAATTCCAGGACAGCGCGGTTGA
- a CDS encoding TolC family protein yields MKRRMFDGLLAGVGILTLMMGALRLTWAQQPPASSGHQETTRPQVILERVKPLRVPRVGVNPDQLLYLSLHDAILKALENNNQIQIERMSVQSSEQSLLAARGAYDILFSFDTTGTTATRPSTSSFTTGADNPAFTNRQLNYNLSLQQLLPTGGTWRFQILNTRQTTDQVFVSRFLGIESRDSAVAFNPSFVSTVQFELRQPLFRNFRMDQTRRQIEIAKRALDLSDSQFRQRVIEIITQVQNAYWDLVFAIRNVEIAQQSLELAKANLENNRRQVQAGTLAPIELAQSEAEVQRRTQEVTAAIGQVTVAENALKNLILGDPNSPEWSANIVPTESIDFLPPAVDFESALRVAMMNRPELEQLRFRRAQNEIDLKYLRNQMRPQIDLVATYGSSGLAGTPTMVTRIKVDEEGNPITDPDTGDPILERVPRDVPPRFIGGPAKALRTAFSNDFRSYSFGLSFSFPLRNRTAEGNFGAALAQQRSLDFQERQLLQQISVEVRNALQQVEVARQNIEAARAERIARERQLEGEQKKFEAGLSTTFFVLQFQNFLAAARAQELQALVNYNKAIANLQRVMSTTLDAYNIKISAQSGK; encoded by the coding sequence ATGAAGAGACGAATGTTCGATGGGCTGCTTGCTGGGGTCGGGATCCTGACCCTGATGATGGGAGCTCTGCGGCTGACGTGGGCGCAGCAGCCGCCGGCATCGTCGGGACATCAGGAGACGACTCGACCTCAAGTCATTCTGGAACGGGTGAAACCGCTTCGCGTGCCGCGCGTGGGCGTGAATCCGGATCAGCTCCTTTATCTCTCCTTGCACGACGCGATCTTGAAGGCTCTGGAGAACAACAATCAGATTCAAATCGAGCGCATGAGCGTGCAATCGAGCGAACAGAGCCTTCTAGCGGCGCGTGGCGCCTATGACATTCTCTTCAGCTTTGACACGACGGGGACGACGGCGACGCGCCCGAGCACCAGCTCCTTCACCACGGGCGCGGATAATCCGGCCTTCACCAATCGGCAGCTCAACTATAACCTCTCGTTGCAGCAACTGTTGCCGACTGGCGGGACGTGGCGCTTTCAGATCTTGAACACCCGACAGACGACCGATCAAGTCTTCGTCTCGCGTTTCTTGGGCATCGAGAGTCGCGATTCAGCGGTCGCCTTTAATCCGTCTTTTGTGAGCACCGTGCAGTTCGAGCTGCGCCAGCCGTTGTTCCGGAATTTCCGCATGGATCAAACGCGGCGGCAGATCGAGATCGCGAAGCGGGCGCTCGATCTCTCCGATAGTCAATTCCGGCAGCGCGTGATCGAGATCATCACGCAGGTGCAGAACGCCTATTGGGATCTCGTCTTCGCCATCCGTAACGTGGAGATCGCGCAGCAGTCGCTCGAGCTGGCGAAGGCGAATCTGGAGAACAATCGGCGGCAAGTGCAAGCGGGGACCCTCGCGCCGATCGAGCTGGCGCAGTCCGAGGCTGAGGTGCAACGCCGAACACAGGAGGTGACGGCGGCCATCGGGCAAGTCACCGTCGCCGAGAACGCGCTCAAGAATTTGATCCTCGGCGATCCCAACTCGCCGGAGTGGTCGGCCAACATCGTCCCGACCGAGAGCATCGACTTCCTGCCGCCAGCCGTGGATTTCGAGAGCGCGTTGCGGGTGGCGATGATGAATCGCCCTGAGCTGGAGCAGTTGCGCTTTCGGAGGGCGCAAAATGAGATCGACCTGAAGTACCTCCGGAACCAGATGCGACCGCAGATTGATCTCGTGGCGACGTATGGGAGTTCGGGCTTGGCGGGCACACCGACGATGGTAACGCGCATCAAAGTGGACGAGGAGGGGAATCCGATCACGGATCCGGATACCGGAGATCCTATTTTGGAGCGCGTGCCGCGCGATGTACCTCCGCGCTTCATCGGTGGACCCGCGAAGGCCTTGCGCACGGCGTTCTCGAATGATTTCCGCTCCTACAGCTTTGGTCTCTCGTTCAGCTTCCCCTTGCGGAATCGGACGGCCGAGGGAAATTTTGGCGCGGCGCTGGCGCAGCAGCGCAGCCTCGATTTTCAGGAGCGGCAGTTGCTCCAGCAGATCAGCGTCGAGGTTCGGAATGCGCTGCAGCAGGTAGAAGTCGCCCGCCAGAACATCGAGGCCGCGCGCGCGGAGCGGATCGCGCGCGAGCGCCAGCTGGAGGGCGAGCAAAAGAAATTCGAGGCTGGACTCTCGACGACGTTCTTCGTCCTGCAATTTCAGAACTTCCTGGCCGCCGCGCGAGCGCAGGAGCTGCAAGCGCTGGTCAATTACAACAAGGCGATCGCCAATCTCCAGCGCGTGATGTCCACGACGCTGGACGCGTACAATATCAAAATCTCCGCACAATCGGGCAAGTGA
- a CDS encoding deoxyribonuclease IV — protein sequence MSASEGDSRIGIHASISGELAHALREAAELGCQTVQLFSRNPRAWTVRALDADEVAAFRRERERLGLDPVIIHAPYLLNLAAANPEIRERSIGALRQEIQRAVQLGAEYLVLHPGSAPGCSPEEGIRACARALRRAVRGMTLDSLTILLENTAGQGHQIGWRFEHLAALLDELEGIPVGICLDTAHAFAAGYDLATEAGFAETLARLRATVGLEHVRLLHLNDTRVARGGRVDRHWHVGEGNLGAEAFRRLLANVAFRGRPLILETPRKTLEDDRRNLARVRAWVASNG from the coding sequence GTGTCGGCATCCGAGGGCGATAGCCGCATCGGCATTCACGCCTCGATCTCCGGAGAATTGGCCCACGCGCTGAGGGAGGCGGCCGAGCTGGGATGTCAAACCGTACAACTCTTCTCGCGTAATCCCCGCGCGTGGACGGTGCGCGCGCTCGATGCCGATGAGGTTGCTGCTTTTCGTCGCGAGCGCGAGCGACTCGGGCTGGATCCCGTCATCATTCACGCTCCGTATCTTCTCAACCTCGCGGCAGCGAATCCGGAAATAAGAGAGCGATCCATTGGCGCTCTTCGGCAAGAGATTCAGCGCGCGGTGCAGTTGGGCGCCGAGTATCTCGTCCTTCATCCCGGAAGCGCTCCCGGTTGCTCCCCGGAAGAAGGGATTCGCGCGTGCGCCCGCGCCCTCCGGCGAGCGGTGCGCGGCATGACCCTGGATTCGCTCACTATTCTGCTGGAGAACACGGCCGGTCAGGGGCATCAGATCGGGTGGCGGTTCGAGCATCTGGCGGCGCTTCTCGATGAGTTGGAGGGGATCCCGGTCGGCATCTGTTTGGATACGGCGCATGCGTTCGCCGCCGGATACGATCTGGCGACTGAAGCGGGATTCGCTGAAACGCTGGCCCGGTTGCGGGCGACGGTGGGCTTAGAGCACGTGCGCCTCTTGCATCTCAACGATACGCGCGTGGCGCGCGGTGGGCGCGTGGATCGGCATTGGCATGTCGGTGAGGGAAATCTCGGCGCGGAGGCCTTCCGTCGCCTCCTCGCGAATGTGGCTTTCCGAGGACGTCCGCTCATCCTCGAAACGCCGAGGAAGACGTTGGAGGATGATCGCCGGAATCTGGCGCGCGTTCGTGCCTGGGTTGCTTCCAATGGATGA
- a CDS encoding cobalamin B12-binding domain-containing protein: protein MGERKIRVLIAKPGLDGHDRGAKVVARALRDAGMEVIYTGLRQTPEQIVTAALQEDVDVIGLSILSGAHMTLVPRVMELVREKGLTDVVVFVGGIIPQEDIPKLKALGVAEVFLPGTLLEQIVQAVRQIVKRPLGTSE, encoded by the coding sequence ATGGGCGAACGAAAGATTCGCGTGCTGATCGCGAAACCCGGCTTGGACGGACATGATCGAGGCGCGAAAGTCGTCGCGCGGGCCTTGCGCGATGCGGGCATGGAGGTGATCTACACGGGACTTCGGCAAACGCCGGAGCAGATCGTCACGGCGGCGCTTCAAGAAGACGTGGACGTCATTGGTCTTTCCATTCTCTCTGGAGCGCACATGACGCTTGTTCCCCGCGTGATGGAGTTGGTGCGGGAGAAAGGCCTCACGGATGTCGTCGTCTTCGTCGGCGGGATCATTCCGCAAGAAGACATCCCGAAGCTGAAGGCATTGGGCGTGGCCGAGGTCTTCTTGCCGGGGACGCTGTTGGAACAGATCGTACAGGCAGTGCGACAGATCGTGAAGCGACCGCTCGGGACATCGGAGTGA